The sequence aatatatacatatatgtatatatatatatatatatatatatatatatatatatatatatatacgtataaatacacatatgccaaggggtcttggctggaggATTTATTGAGGAAGGTGATGCGAGGTCCCTCGAGAGATCAGTCccctgggtgccgagggcggagtggCGACGAGCGAGACCGTCTGTCTGCCATCTGCCGTTCTCCGTCTGCTCTCCTCCCTTGTCTGATGAACATGTCCTTTTATGCTGGCTCTGGGAGATGTTTCAGCCTTGACAAAGGGGGGGTGTGTGAATGCACAGGGCTTGTTCGAGGGAGAGATGTAGGTCACTTTAGGTCAACCAGGCACGGGTGTGGTAAGTGCAAATCggctgcttcctctggtgatgtaaacACAGGCCTGTGGCAGGAAGTTACACCTGTTTCGACCACGGACGCATGTGTGGAAGGATATTGTTGACACATGTATAAGTgtttgtgcacacatatatacatatattgtgtgtgtacatatacatacatttacttacacacatgtgtatgtacacatatgcacacgccaTATTAGAACACAAAGAGCGCATACctcaataggggtaactgatacaatcattaaaaaaaatctagattCGGATCATGGTCCGGACCACCGCCAAAATGGGCATCCAAGATTGGCTAAGCCACCTCtgcgaaaaaaatcataaaaatttgTTCAAATTTTTTGTTATCCTAAGAGCGCTCAGAGAGCGTATACCTCGGACGAGGCGGAcgatgcaatcatttaaaaactTTCCAGATCcggatcataatccggatcaccagcaaaatttaatggcacatatatatatatatatgtgtgtgtgtgtgtgtatgtacacatatgtgtatattgtgtatgtgtgtgtgtgagaggaaaaTTAAACCCTTGCTCGTCCGCTGTGATCAGCTGTTCACGTGTTTCCTTCTCTGTTGCAGGTAAGACTAGCATCCGGAAGGGCGCGCCAAGGGAAGTAAGGGAGACCACTGGCCAGGCGGGGAAGCCGACCACCGCGAACAGGTTAAAACTGCAGTTAGAGTAAGAGACAAAGTCGAGGCTTGAGCGCTGGCCCTGTCATGGTCCGAAGGCGATCGTGAGGTGGAGTCGGCTGGAGTCCGGGCGGCGGGCGCGAGGAGCCGAgcgagcgaggccgagcgagtcGCGACCCGAGGCGGAGGACGTGGATGGTGCGCGGGTGCCCGAGCGTGTCGGCACGGACTGGCCAGGCGGACCGACGTGTGTGTCAGTGGATGGCAGTGTCAGCCCCTGGAGTGGTGATGTGTTCCCAGGGCCACATGCTCttgtccgccgccgccgccgctgccgccaccGCTACAGCCACCGCCACCACTAACGTTGCCGCTGTCGCCTCCGTAACTAACGCCGCTGCCACCATCTCCTGCATTACCAGCACTGCCAGCACTGCCATCGCCAACGTCACTGCTACAGCTGCTGCCGCTGCCACCGCCAGAATCACTGCTAGCGCCGTCGCCGCCACCTTGCCAATCGTCGCCGCATATACATTTCTCgctgccaccaccaccgccaagaGCAGCATCGAGGGCGCGGCGGCAGAGCGGGCGGCGAGGTTAGCGCCGGTGTTATCTTGCGTCTTCAGCACATCTTGAGGCCGTGAAGGGAGGGACTCGTCGAGACCGCCACTAGGAGTAGATCTTTAATTGCCAACTAGCTGCTAAGGTGTTTGTAAATATACTAGTATACTAacgctacaactactaccactatcacaactactaccacagctattattattatcgttatctattattattattattattattattattagtattatcatcttcactgTAACTCTCATcagtactgctattattactttaaCAAGTAGAGAcaggcaattttctaattttcTACTGCAACTTTTTCATAAGCTGTTGGAATGTGATTACTAAGTGCCCTCTATGAAGTGCCTGTATCTTATTACATTCATGATTCTCCCTTATTTGTAATGCCTAAGTGAACTCGGTAGAATTATTttcggaaaggaaagagagaaggagagcaaaaaGATAGCCCGGTGAGCCTCGGTGTTTCCATGCGGCCCCGAAAAGAGAATTTCGCCCCGGCAGGACCAGCGGCCTGTCGCCTGTGTGCCATGTGTAGTGATTGTTGTGACTCGAGTTGACCCCGCCCCTCTGGAAAGGTCTTGGTTCATTCTTTTTATCAGCTATTTTTGAGTTCTTAAGTTGATTGTGTTCTTTGCCATAGTTCT is a genomic window of Penaeus vannamei isolate JL-2024 chromosome 14, ASM4276789v1, whole genome shotgun sequence containing:
- the LOC113829152 gene encoding antifreeze protein Maxi, translating into MVRGCPSVSARTGQADRRVCQWMAVSAPGVVMCSQGHMLLSAAAAAAATATATATTNVAAVASVTNAAATISCITSTASTAIANVTATAAAAATARITASAVAATLPIVAAYTFLAATTTAKSSIEGAAAERAARLAPVLSCVFSTS